A window from Aquabacterium sp. NJ1 encodes these proteins:
- a CDS encoding AzlD domain-containing protein → MSEWAMTVAVLGLIVLSVVTRSAFFLTERPWRLPGWAERGLKYAPLAALAAVVAPEILLTQGHFAPTWQDARFVAAPVAAAWAWWRKDMLTTIAVGMAVYLALKLGCGW, encoded by the coding sequence ATGAGTGAGTGGGCGATGACGGTAGCGGTGCTGGGCCTGATCGTGCTGTCGGTGGTGACCCGGTCTGCGTTCTTCCTGACTGAGCGGCCATGGCGTTTGCCCGGCTGGGCGGAGCGTGGGCTGAAATACGCGCCGCTGGCCGCCCTGGCGGCGGTGGTGGCGCCCGAGATTTTGTTGACGCAGGGGCATTTTGCGCCGACGTGGCAGGACGCGCGTTTTGTGGCGGCGCCGGTCGCTGCGGCGTGGGCGTGGTGGCGCAAGGACATGCTGACGACCATCGCCGTGGGCATGGCGGTGTACCTGGCACTCAAACTGGGCTGTGGTTGGTAG
- a CDS encoding phosphoglycerate kinase, giving the protein MNILRFEDLVAQGKAAGQRVFIRADLNVPQDDAGNITEDTRIRASVPAIEMALKAGAAVMVTSHLGRPTEGEFKPEDSLAPVAKRLGELMGREVKLVSNWVDGVSVNPGDVVLLENCRLNKGEKKNNEELARKMAALCDIFVNDAFGTAHRAEGTTYGIAQFAKIACAGPLLSAEIDAISKALEAPKRPLLAIVAGSKVSTKLTILQSLAKNVDGLIVGGGIANTFMLAAGLKIGKSLAEPDLLGEATAVIEAMKARGAEVPIPEDVVVAKTFAADAPATIKAATDVADDDLILDIGPKTAAKLATQLKAAGTIVWNGPMGVFEFDAFSKGTETVARAIAESAAFSIAGGGDTLAAIAKYGIEKDVGYISTGGGAFLEVLEGKTLPAFEILSKRAAG; this is encoded by the coding sequence ATGAACATCCTCCGATTTGAAGACCTCGTGGCCCAGGGCAAAGCAGCGGGCCAGCGCGTGTTCATCCGCGCCGATCTGAACGTGCCGCAGGACGATGCGGGCAACATCACTGAAGACACCCGTATCCGTGCGTCGGTGCCGGCGATCGAGATGGCCTTGAAGGCCGGCGCCGCGGTGATGGTGACGTCGCACCTGGGCCGTCCGACAGAGGGCGAGTTCAAACCCGAGGATTCGCTGGCACCGGTGGCCAAGCGCCTGGGCGAGCTGATGGGCCGTGAGGTCAAGCTGGTGAGCAACTGGGTGGACGGCGTGAGCGTGAACCCTGGCGACGTGGTGTTGCTCGAGAACTGCCGCCTGAACAAGGGCGAGAAGAAGAACAACGAGGAACTGGCTCGCAAGATGGCCGCGCTGTGCGACATCTTTGTCAACGATGCGTTCGGCACGGCGCACCGCGCGGAAGGCACGACCTACGGTATTGCCCAGTTCGCGAAGATCGCCTGTGCCGGCCCGCTGCTGTCGGCTGAGATCGATGCGATCAGCAAGGCGCTGGAGGCGCCCAAGCGCCCGCTGCTGGCCATCGTGGCTGGCTCGAAGGTGTCGACCAAGCTGACCATTTTGCAATCGCTGGCCAAGAATGTGGATGGGCTGATCGTGGGGGGTGGTATTGCCAACACTTTCATGCTGGCTGCTGGTTTGAAGATCGGCAAGTCCTTGGCTGAGCCGGATCTGCTGGGTGAAGCGACGGCCGTGATCGAAGCCATGAAGGCGCGTGGCGCCGAGGTGCCGATTCCTGAGGACGTGGTGGTGGCCAAGACGTTTGCGGCGGATGCGCCGGCCACGATCAAGGCTGCAACGGATGTGGCCGATGACGACCTGATCCTGGACATCGGGCCCAAGACGGCGGCCAAACTGGCAACGCAGTTGAAGGCGGCTGGCACGATCGTGTGGAACGGCCCGATGGGGGTGTTCGAGTTCGATGCCTTCTCGAAGGGCACGGAGACGGTGGCGCGCGCGATTGCCGAGTCGGCTGCGTTCAGCATCGCCGGCGGTGGTGACACCTTGGCTGCGATCGCCAAGTACGGCATCGAGAAGGATGTGGGTTACATCTCGACCGGTGGCGGGGCCTTCCTGGAGGTGCTGGAAGGCAAGACGTTGCCGGCGTTCGAGATCCTGAGCAAGCGCGCTGCTGGCTGA
- a CDS encoding metal-dependent hydrolase has translation MNAPDLSTPSSQQPAPTLPITVREGLDFGLDGDIPRHWFGGDAFKTRFFDAMSVLFPEGERFFIACVRDFKDQLDTPAQRQAMLDFARQEAQHTKVHNAFNQHLAAQGVKVDKILANQRQHLFEHARKHLSKPHTLALTAAAEHLTALMSHAFMQNRHHFDDADPRVRAMYVWHAIEEVEHKGVAFDIMQQVAKVGYWHRVWALLLVSIQFPLFVFQILNHMLKVDGYQRHQRWGIWLKGLWWLYKPGGLMGPLLWPYLAWYRPGFHPWDEPASPEFATWLRVMQQSGDPVAASNALQPRA, from the coding sequence ATGAACGCGCCCGATCTCAGCACACCCTCGTCACAACAGCCTGCGCCCACGCTGCCCATCACCGTGCGCGAAGGCCTGGACTTCGGCCTCGACGGCGACATCCCGCGCCACTGGTTCGGCGGCGACGCGTTCAAGACGCGCTTCTTCGACGCCATGTCCGTGCTCTTCCCCGAGGGCGAGCGCTTCTTCATCGCCTGCGTGCGCGACTTCAAGGACCAGCTCGACACCCCCGCGCAACGGCAGGCCATGCTGGACTTCGCCCGGCAGGAAGCCCAGCACACCAAGGTCCACAACGCCTTCAACCAGCACCTGGCGGCACAAGGCGTCAAGGTTGACAAGATCCTGGCCAACCAGCGCCAACACCTGTTCGAGCACGCACGCAAGCACCTGAGCAAGCCGCATACGCTCGCCCTCACCGCGGCGGCCGAACACCTCACCGCGCTGATGTCCCACGCCTTCATGCAAAACCGCCACCACTTCGACGACGCCGATCCCCGCGTGCGCGCCATGTATGTGTGGCACGCCATCGAGGAAGTCGAACACAAAGGCGTCGCCTTCGACATCATGCAGCAGGTGGCCAAGGTTGGTTACTGGCACCGCGTCTGGGCCCTGCTGCTGGTCAGCATCCAGTTCCCGCTCTTCGTCTTCCAGATCCTCAACCACATGCTCAAGGTTGACGGCTACCAGCGCCACCAGCGCTGGGGCATCTGGCTCAAAGGCCTGTGGTGGCTGTACAAACCCGGCGGCCTGATGGGCCCCCTGCTGTGGCCCTACCTCGCCTGGTACCGCCCCGGCTTTCACCCCTGGGACGAACCGGCCTCACCCGAATTCGCCACCTGGCTGCGCGTCATGCAACAAAGCGGCGACCCGGTTGCCGCCAGCAACGCCCTGCAGCCGCGCGCCTGA
- a CDS encoding metal-dependent hydrolase, whose protein sequence is MSPTTSASPPIVPREKLDFGLDGDIPKYWFDNHPFKSRFFDAMSTIFPEGERYFISCVRDFRDQVTDPKLLQEIKDFMRQEGQHGIVHTTYNQRLKDQGIDVDMLERIEHHILFDIVRKKVPKKMTLADTAAAEHLTAIMAHSFCEDKTLLANADHRMRAMYAWHAMEEVEHKAVAFDVMQKVAKVNYFQRILAMMIVTLGFNLHALLVTRYMLKVDGFSRWQRTKLWAKGLWWLYRPGGLFMSLFGHYIQYYKPGFHPWQNGQMRSYKLWLDTYNRTGDPIQAGEAVYAAGA, encoded by the coding sequence ATGAGCCCGACCACCTCCGCATCGCCCCCCATCGTCCCGCGCGAAAAGCTCGACTTCGGCCTGGATGGCGACATCCCCAAGTACTGGTTCGACAACCACCCCTTCAAGTCGCGTTTCTTCGACGCGATGTCGACCATCTTCCCCGAGGGCGAGCGCTACTTCATCTCCTGTGTGCGCGACTTCCGCGACCAGGTCACGGACCCCAAGCTGCTGCAAGAGATCAAGGATTTCATGCGGCAAGAGGGTCAGCACGGCATCGTGCACACCACCTACAACCAGCGCCTGAAGGACCAGGGCATCGACGTGGACATGCTCGAGCGCATCGAGCATCACATCCTGTTCGACATCGTGCGCAAGAAGGTGCCCAAGAAGATGACGCTGGCCGACACGGCCGCCGCCGAGCACCTCACCGCCATCATGGCGCACAGCTTCTGCGAAGACAAAACCCTGCTGGCCAACGCCGACCACCGCATGCGCGCCATGTACGCCTGGCACGCCATGGAAGAAGTCGAGCACAAGGCCGTGGCTTTTGACGTGATGCAGAAGGTCGCCAAGGTCAACTACTTCCAGCGCATCCTGGCCATGATGATCGTCACGCTGGGCTTCAACCTCCACGCCCTGCTGGTCACCCGCTACATGCTCAAGGTGGACGGCTTCAGCCGCTGGCAACGCACCAAGCTCTGGGCCAAGGGCCTGTGGTGGCTCTACCGTCCGGGTGGCCTGTTCATGTCCCTGTTCGGCCACTACATCCAATACTACAAGCCCGGCTTCCACCCCTGGCAGAACGGACAGATGCGCAGCTACAAGCTCTGGCTGGACACCTACAACCGCACTGGCGACCCCATCCAGGCCGGCGAAGCCGTGTACGCTGCCGGCGCCTGA
- a CDS encoding metal-dependent hydrolase, which yields MSKTKLTPPPIIPREKLDFDLDGNIPKHWLDNDPFKTRFFDAMSTLFPVGEKFFITCVRDFKDKITDPKMQQDIKDFTRQEAQHSMLHTRYNDRLKKHGIGVDAILEGQEKRLFGIIRQHCSREFTLGITAASEHITAIMADCFVERPHIFNGADERMRALYVWHAMEEMEHKGVAYDVLVDIAKASYWTRVSSMMLVTLLFPYHVFRIMKHMLQADGFTRWQRTKIWAKGLWWLYKPGGIFLPMLGKYFSYLKPGFHPWQDPVVPSYEPWVRLLKETGDPIEAGNRLHADLTQGLAHA from the coding sequence ATGAGCAAGACCAAACTGACGCCGCCCCCGATCATCCCGCGTGAAAAGCTGGATTTCGACCTGGACGGCAACATCCCCAAGCACTGGCTGGACAACGACCCGTTCAAGACCCGCTTCTTCGACGCCATGTCCACCCTGTTCCCCGTGGGCGAAAAGTTCTTCATCACCTGCGTGCGTGACTTCAAGGACAAGATCACCGACCCCAAGATGCAGCAAGACATCAAGGACTTCACGCGCCAGGAAGCGCAGCACAGCATGCTGCACACCCGCTACAACGACCGCCTCAAGAAGCACGGCATCGGCGTGGACGCCATCCTCGAAGGCCAGGAAAAGCGCCTCTTCGGCATCATCCGCCAGCACTGCTCGCGCGAATTCACGCTGGGCATCACCGCGGCTTCCGAGCACATCACCGCCATCATGGCCGACTGCTTCGTTGAGCGTCCGCACATCTTCAACGGCGCCGACGAGCGCATGCGCGCCCTCTACGTCTGGCACGCCATGGAAGAGATGGAACACAAGGGCGTGGCCTACGACGTGCTGGTCGACATCGCCAAGGCCAGCTACTGGACGCGCGTCAGCTCCATGATGCTGGTGACGCTGCTCTTCCCCTACCACGTCTTCCGCATCATGAAGCACATGCTGCAGGCCGACGGCTTCACCCGCTGGCAGCGCACCAAGATCTGGGCCAAGGGCCTGTGGTGGCTGTACAAGCCCGGTGGCATCTTCCTGCCCATGCTCGGCAAGTACTTCTCTTACCTCAAGCCCGGCTTCCACCCCTGGCAAGACCCGGTCGTGCCCAGCTACGAACCCTGGGTGCGCCTGCTCAAGGAAACCGGCGACCCCATCGAAGCCGGCAACCGCCTGCATGCCGACCTGACCCAAGGCCTGGCTCACGCCTGA
- a CDS encoding AraC family transcriptional regulator, whose product MNQPTTDTSLDQPIPFVTVTNWVRAARLCGIDIEAIFRQEGIDTASLHPETSTISRDAMQRLMQRCVEETRRVGSPRHFPVALGETFAFEYMSDVETFITTSATLRDAARALEWIPPLINPYLTFSLAEHGNEARIALNFSVPDESFERTWPFTEGVITTTIKFSRLLLGGQALIGRITMRHPRHANSDQVEAAFQAPVEWGAPMDALWFDRALLDQPLGGAFPVLHEQAAQRLAQKVAQRTEAQPAQAGSHQGRQLIKQIERAFNDKPRLMGLGLEALAEELGMHARTLQRRLKDVNDSHSAIQGRVRYKLAQQWLKNESLAIEDISDRLGFSDRRSFTQAFTRWSGVTPSQYRRQRG is encoded by the coding sequence ATGAACCAGCCGACCACGGACACCTCGCTCGACCAGCCCATCCCCTTCGTCACCGTGACGAACTGGGTGCGTGCGGCCCGTCTGTGCGGCATCGACATCGAGGCCATCTTCCGCCAGGAAGGCATCGACACCGCCAGCCTGCATCCCGAGACCTCGACCATCTCGCGCGATGCCATGCAGCGCCTGATGCAACGCTGCGTCGAGGAAACGCGACGGGTGGGCAGCCCCCGCCACTTCCCCGTCGCGCTGGGCGAGACCTTCGCGTTCGAGTACATGTCGGACGTCGAAACCTTCATCACCACCAGCGCCACCTTGCGGGATGCCGCCCGCGCGCTGGAGTGGATCCCCCCGCTGATCAACCCCTACCTGACCTTCTCGCTGGCCGAGCACGGCAACGAAGCCCGCATCGCCCTGAATTTCAGCGTCCCGGACGAATCCTTCGAGCGCACCTGGCCGTTCACCGAGGGCGTCATCACCACCACCATCAAGTTCAGCCGCCTGTTGCTCGGTGGGCAAGCCCTGATTGGCCGCATCACGATGCGCCACCCGCGTCACGCCAACAGCGACCAGGTCGAAGCGGCCTTCCAGGCGCCTGTCGAATGGGGCGCGCCCATGGACGCCCTCTGGTTTGACCGCGCCTTGCTGGACCAGCCACTCGGTGGCGCCTTCCCGGTGCTGCATGAACAAGCCGCCCAGCGCCTGGCCCAGAAGGTCGCACAACGTACCGAAGCCCAGCCCGCGCAGGCGGGCAGCCACCAAGGCCGGCAACTGATCAAGCAGATCGAACGCGCCTTCAACGACAAACCGCGCCTCATGGGCCTGGGTCTCGAAGCACTGGCCGAAGAGCTGGGCATGCACGCCCGCACCCTGCAGCGTCGCCTCAAGGACGTCAACGACAGCCACTCCGCCATCCAGGGCCGCGTGCGCTACAAGCTGGCCCAGCAATGGCTCAAAAACGAGTCGCTCGCCATCGAAGACATCAGCGACCGCCTGGGCTTCTCCGACCGCCGCAGCTTCACCCAGGCCTTCACTCGCTGGTCTGGCGTCACGCCCAGCCAGTACCGCCGCCAACGTGGCTGA
- a CDS encoding alpha/beta hydrolase, producing MKPSTAHRTIVFSHANSFPASTYQALFEGWRAAGYEVHALDKFGHDPRYPVTMDWPHLVVQLKDFIEREVGHPAYLVGHSLGGYLSLMAASRYPHLAQGVVVMDSPVLHGWKSAGVGLAKKLGTLDRVVTPARIAAQRTQEWASLQVAHEHFSSKPKFAAFHPRILNDYLAHGTETHLDGKSRRLSFRRDIESAIYASMPHNLLQVFRRHPHQCPLAFIGGEHSRETRKVGIEGIKQLVGRNMSWLNGSHLYPFEMPDLTTAEVLKWLQHFQTLPAKAAPANA from the coding sequence ATGAAGCCAAGCACCGCGCACCGCACCATTGTTTTTTCGCACGCCAACAGCTTCCCGGCCAGCACCTACCAGGCGCTGTTCGAGGGTTGGCGCGCCGCCGGCTACGAGGTGCACGCCCTCGACAAGTTCGGCCACGACCCGCGCTACCCCGTCACCATGGACTGGCCGCACCTGGTGGTCCAGCTCAAGGATTTCATCGAGCGCGAAGTGGGCCACCCCGCCTACCTGGTCGGCCACTCGCTGGGCGGCTACCTCAGTCTGATGGCCGCCAGCCGCTACCCCCACCTGGCCCAGGGTGTGGTGGTCATGGATTCGCCCGTGTTGCACGGCTGGAAGAGCGCCGGCGTGGGCCTGGCCAAGAAACTCGGCACGCTGGACCGCGTGGTCACACCGGCCCGCATCGCCGCGCAGCGCACCCAGGAATGGGCCAGCCTGCAGGTCGCGCACGAGCACTTCTCGTCCAAGCCCAAGTTCGCCGCCTTCCACCCCCGCATCCTCAACGACTACCTGGCCCACGGCACCGAAACCCATCTGGACGGCAAGTCGCGCAGGCTGAGCTTTCGCCGCGACATCGAATCGGCCATCTACGCGTCGATGCCGCACAACCTGCTGCAGGTTTTCCGTCGCCACCCGCACCAGTGCCCGCTGGCCTTCATCGGCGGCGAACATTCGCGCGAGACCCGCAAGGTCGGCATTGAGGGCATCAAGCAACTCGTTGGGCGCAACATGTCGTGGCTCAATGGCTCGCACCTGTATCCTTTCGAGATGCCCGACCTCACCACGGCCGAGGTCTTGAAATGGCTGCAGCATTTCCAGACCCTGCCGGCCAAGGCCGCACCCGCCAACGCCTGA
- the pyk gene encoding pyruvate kinase yields the protein MQRATKIVATLGPASSTPDVLEKMLLAGVDVVRLNFSHGKAQDHIDRAQAVRDAAAKVGKVVAIMADLQGPKIRVGKFAEGKVMLEPGQAFVLDASRTELGDINGVGLDYKELPRDVKPGDTLLLNDGLIVMTVEAVKGEAVHTIVKLGGELSNNKGINKQGGGLTAPALTAKDMEDIKTAASFQCDFIAVSFPKSATDMEMARQLCNVAGEPWKHRPALIAKIERTEAIPNLESILRASDGIMVARGDLAVEVGNAAVPALQKRMIKMARHMDKVVITATQMMESMIVNPVPTRAEVSDVANAVLDGTDAVMLSAETAAGKYPIETVEQMANIAQAAEGAEEVSLDADFTNTTFGRIDQSIAMGALFTAYHLGCKAIIALTESGSTALWMSRHKIHVPIFGLTAQPISQRKMALYRNVRPLLIPSYSDRDEALKHAEAMLVERGVLRPGDTYAITCGEPMGHPGGTNMLKVCEVK from the coding sequence ATGCAGCGTGCCACCAAGATCGTCGCCACCCTCGGTCCCGCATCCTCGACGCCGGATGTGCTCGAAAAAATGCTGCTGGCGGGGGTCGATGTGGTGCGCCTGAATTTCTCGCACGGCAAGGCCCAGGACCACATCGACCGCGCGCAGGCCGTGCGGGATGCGGCGGCCAAGGTCGGCAAGGTCGTGGCCATCATGGCCGACTTGCAAGGCCCCAAGATCCGCGTGGGCAAATTCGCCGAAGGCAAGGTGATGCTGGAGCCGGGCCAGGCCTTCGTGCTGGACGCCAGCCGCACCGAGCTTGGTGACATCAACGGCGTGGGCCTGGATTACAAGGAGTTGCCGCGCGACGTGAAGCCCGGCGACACGCTGCTGCTCAACGACGGCCTGATCGTGATGACGGTGGAGGCCGTCAAGGGCGAAGCGGTGCACACCATCGTCAAGCTGGGTGGCGAGCTGTCCAACAACAAAGGCATCAACAAGCAGGGCGGCGGGCTGACCGCGCCAGCGCTGACGGCCAAGGACATGGAAGACATCAAGACGGCGGCGAGCTTCCAGTGCGATTTCATCGCCGTGTCCTTCCCCAAGAGTGCCACCGACATGGAGATGGCGCGCCAGCTGTGCAATGTGGCGGGCGAGCCCTGGAAGCACCGCCCCGCGCTGATCGCCAAGATCGAGCGCACGGAAGCGATCCCGAATCTGGAAAGCATCCTGCGGGCATCGGACGGCATCATGGTGGCGCGCGGCGACCTGGCCGTGGAGGTGGGCAATGCCGCCGTGCCGGCCCTGCAAAAGCGCATGATCAAGATGGCGCGCCACATGGACAAGGTGGTGATCACGGCCACGCAGATGATGGAGTCCATGATCGTCAACCCGGTGCCCACGCGCGCCGAGGTGTCCGACGTGGCCAATGCCGTGCTGGACGGCACCGATGCGGTGATGCTCAGCGCCGAGACGGCGGCCGGCAAGTACCCGATCGAGACCGTCGAGCAGATGGCCAATATCGCGCAGGCTGCCGAGGGCGCGGAAGAGGTGTCGCTGGATGCGGACTTCACCAACACCACCTTCGGCCGCATCGACCAGTCGATCGCCATGGGCGCGCTGTTCACGGCCTACCACCTGGGCTGCAAGGCCATCATCGCGCTGACCGAATCGGGCTCGACCGCCTTGTGGATGAGCCGGCACAAGATCCACGTGCCCATCTTCGGCCTGACGGCGCAGCCGATTTCACAGCGCAAGATGGCGCTCTACCGCAATGTGCGCCCCCTGCTGATCCCCAGCTACTCGGACCGCGACGAGGCGCTCAAGCACGCCGAGGCCATGCTGGTCGAGCGCGGTGTGCTGCGCCCGGGCGACACCTATGCCATCACCTGCGGCGAGCCCATGGGCCACCCGGGCGGCACCAACATGCTCAAGGTGTGTGAGGTGAAGTAA
- the fba gene encoding class II fructose-bisphosphate aldolase (catalyzes the reversible aldol condensation of dihydroxyacetonephosphate and glyceraldehyde 3-phosphate in the Calvin cycle, glycolysis, and/or gluconeogenesis): MALVSMRQLLDHAAENNYGIPAFNVNNLEQVQAVMAAADEVGAPVILQASAGARKYAGESFIKHLIQAAVEMYPHIPLVMHQDHGTSPKVCEGAINLGFGSVMMDGSLMEDGKTPASFDYNVDVTRKVVEMAHKVGVTVEGELGCLGNLETGEAGEEDGIGAEGKLDHSQMLTDPEEAAVFVKATQLDALAIAIGTSHGAYKFSRKPTGDILAISRVKEIHKRIPNTHLVMHGSSSVPQELLAIINQYGGKMKETYGVPVEEIQEAIKHGVRKINIDTDIRLAMTGAVRKFLFENPDKFDAREWLKPAREAAKQVCKQRYMEFGCEGQASKIKAISMTEIAAMYASGKLAQVVA, from the coding sequence ATGGCACTCGTTTCGATGCGTCAGCTGCTGGATCACGCCGCTGAAAACAATTACGGCATTCCGGCTTTCAACGTGAACAACCTGGAACAAGTCCAGGCCGTGATGGCCGCCGCTGATGAAGTGGGCGCCCCCGTGATCCTGCAGGCCAGCGCCGGCGCCCGCAAGTACGCCGGCGAATCCTTCATCAAGCACCTGATCCAGGCTGCGGTGGAGATGTACCCCCATATCCCCCTGGTGATGCACCAGGATCACGGCACCAGCCCCAAGGTCTGCGAAGGCGCCATCAACCTGGGCTTCGGCTCGGTGATGATGGACGGCTCGCTGATGGAAGACGGCAAGACCCCGGCTTCGTTCGACTACAACGTCGACGTGACCCGCAAGGTCGTCGAGATGGCCCACAAGGTCGGCGTGACCGTGGAAGGCGAACTGGGCTGCCTGGGCAACCTGGAAACCGGTGAAGCCGGCGAAGAAGACGGCATCGGCGCCGAAGGCAAGCTGGACCACAGCCAGATGCTGACCGACCCCGAAGAGGCCGCCGTGTTCGTCAAGGCCACCCAGCTGGACGCCCTGGCGATCGCCATCGGCACCAGCCACGGCGCCTACAAGTTCTCGCGCAAGCCCACGGGCGACATCCTGGCCATCAGCCGCGTCAAGGAAATCCACAAGCGCATCCCCAACACCCACCTGGTGATGCACGGCTCATCCTCGGTGCCGCAAGAGCTGCTGGCCATCATCAACCAGTACGGCGGCAAGATGAAGGAAACCTACGGCGTGCCCGTGGAAGAAATCCAGGAAGCCATCAAGCACGGCGTGCGCAAGATCAACATCGACACCGACATCCGCCTGGCGATGACCGGTGCCGTGCGCAAGTTCCTGTTTGAGAACCCCGACAAGTTCGACGCCCGCGAGTGGCTCAAGCCCGCTCGCGAAGCCGCCAAGCAGGTTTGCAAGCAGCGCTACATGGAGTTCGGCTGCGAAGGCCAGGCTTCGAAGATCAAGGCCATCTCGATGACCGAGATCGCCGCGATGTACGCCAGCGGCAAGCTGGCCCAGGTCGTGGCCTGA
- a CDS encoding triacylglycerol lipase encodes MANRLVKWVLGGVLAVAVAGAAVLVVPTWLTLSGTPVSSTQVADDAQTRYPIVLAHGVMGFGYAGEGKQSYWRDIPETLRAHGAKVYVTQVSAFNSSDVRGEQLMAQVRQIMQETGAKKVNLIGHSHGGQSVRYVAGTHPEWVASVTTVSGATTGSEVADWLFELTKTKPWLADALLGLGNKLGALINWITGVDLPIDAAEAMKSLTHSGAAFFNQRFPAGVPEQACGEGAHVVDGVHYYSWSSVGQFYRATNLADYLMSLSSKAFVRETDNDGLVGRCASHLGEVIRDDYPMNHFQAVNQFSGLVGPGADPVGLFVIHAHRLKEAGF; translated from the coding sequence GTGGCGAATCGTCTGGTGAAGTGGGTCTTGGGGGGCGTGCTGGCCGTGGCCGTGGCTGGTGCGGCGGTGTTGGTGGTGCCCACGTGGCTGACCTTGTCGGGCACGCCGGTGTCGTCCACCCAGGTGGCGGACGATGCGCAGACGCGCTACCCCATCGTGCTCGCGCACGGCGTGATGGGCTTTGGCTACGCGGGTGAAGGCAAGCAGTCTTACTGGCGTGATATCCCCGAAACGCTGCGGGCGCATGGCGCCAAGGTGTACGTCACGCAGGTGTCGGCGTTCAACAGCTCCGATGTGCGCGGTGAGCAATTGATGGCCCAGGTGCGCCAGATCATGCAGGAGACCGGCGCCAAGAAGGTCAACCTGATCGGGCACAGCCATGGCGGCCAGTCCGTGCGCTACGTGGCGGGTACGCACCCTGAGTGGGTGGCGTCGGTGACGACAGTGTCCGGGGCGACGACGGGCTCCGAGGTGGCCGACTGGTTGTTCGAGTTGACCAAGACCAAGCCCTGGCTGGCCGATGCGCTGCTGGGCCTGGGCAACAAGTTGGGCGCCCTGATCAACTGGATCACCGGGGTGGACTTGCCGATCGATGCGGCAGAGGCCATGAAGTCGCTGACGCACTCTGGTGCGGCCTTCTTCAACCAGCGTTTCCCGGCGGGCGTGCCAGAGCAGGCCTGCGGCGAAGGCGCGCATGTGGTGGACGGCGTGCACTACTACTCATGGAGCAGCGTCGGGCAGTTCTACCGCGCCACGAACCTGGCGGATTACCTCATGAGCCTGTCGAGCAAGGCCTTCGTGCGCGAGACGGACAACGACGGCCTGGTGGGCCGCTGTGCCAGCCACCTGGGCGAGGTCATCCGTGACGACTACCCGATGAACCACTTCCAGGCCGTGAACCAGTTCTCCGGGCTGGTGGGGCCGGGTGCCGACCCGGTTGGCCTGTTCGTGATCCATGCACATCGCCTGAAAGAAGCCGGCTTCTGA
- a CDS encoding glutathione S-transferase family protein — translation MLKLYGFPLSNYYNKVKLALLEKGVPFEEVQVPFGREGKEDKSPLGKVPYIETENGFLCESQVIVEYIEARWPTPALIPADPWQAAKVREVITYCDLHVELCARQLYSQAFFGGTLPEKFIERVKGDLIKNIAAFKQVVKFAPYAAGDTFTMADCAVYVSLPLAALASKLVCGEDLVAAAGIDWKSYVKLIEERPTAQKVAADRKADMARASAKAKG, via the coding sequence ATGCTCAAGCTCTACGGATTCCCGCTGTCCAACTACTACAACAAGGTCAAGCTGGCCTTGCTGGAAAAGGGCGTGCCCTTTGAAGAGGTGCAGGTGCCGTTTGGCCGCGAGGGCAAGGAAGACAAATCCCCGCTGGGCAAGGTGCCTTACATCGAAACCGAGAACGGCTTCCTGTGCGAGAGCCAGGTCATCGTCGAGTACATCGAGGCGCGCTGGCCCACGCCCGCCCTCATCCCTGCAGACCCCTGGCAGGCCGCCAAGGTGCGCGAGGTCATCACCTATTGCGACCTGCATGTGGAGCTGTGCGCACGCCAGCTGTATTCACAGGCTTTCTTTGGCGGCACCCTGCCCGAGAAGTTCATCGAGCGCGTCAAGGGTGATCTGATCAAGAACATCGCCGCGTTCAAGCAGGTGGTGAAGTTTGCCCCCTATGCCGCGGGCGACACCTTCACCATGGCCGATTGCGCCGTGTATGTGAGCCTGCCCCTGGCCGCCCTGGCCAGCAAGCTGGTGTGCGGCGAAGACCTGGTGGCCGCCGCCGGTATTGACTGGAAGAGCTACGTCAAGCTCATCGAGGAGCGGCCCACGGCGCAGAAGGTGGCCGCTGACCGTAAGGCGGACATGGCGCGGGCGTCCGCCAAAGCCAAGGGCTGA